A section of the Candidatus Atribacteria bacterium genome encodes:
- a CDS encoding glycosyltransferase, whose product MGICHFRVGLTDGVSLEIEKWKDVLEKIGHKVYLLAGEDPNQDATIIPKLRYDQPEINKIYNNSFHSLSDFPSEEALCGEIYKIVYQIEEKIYSFIRKFSIDLLDVENVWSLPLNIPAAIALYRVIESTGIKTISHHHDFFWERNHFSYPTCETIKKILLSYFPPNNQLITHSVINTLARDELKKRKGVHSVVVPNIFDFEGPEWKIDDYNDDFKKSLGLNQKDIIILQATRIIPRKGIELAIDLVKELTKPDNMALLKENGLYDGREIDEKSKVVLVFPNLIEDMGYFRLLKEKIKKDNIEALFISDMVDTERKVKNSKKIYSLWDTYLFADLVTYPSLYEGWGNQFLEAIKAKLPVVVFEYEVYKRDIKPNGFKIISLGDKLIGKEDRGLYQIDPSIIKSATKEAIKVLTDLSYRKKTVEYNFDLGKQLYSLTALRKYLETLFGN is encoded by the coding sequence ATAGGTATATGTCATTTTAGAGTTGGATTAACTGACGGTGTATCTTTGGAAATAGAGAAATGGAAAGATGTTTTAGAGAAGATAGGACATAAAGTTTACCTCCTTGCTGGCGAAGATCCCAACCAGGATGCCACGATCATTCCTAAGCTTCGGTATGACCAACCGGAAATAAATAAAATTTATAATAACTCTTTTCATTCTCTTAGTGATTTCCCTTCCGAAGAAGCGCTTTGTGGGGAAATATACAAAATTGTTTATCAAATAGAAGAAAAAATTTATTCTTTCATTAGAAAATTTTCGATTGACTTATTGGATGTAGAAAATGTTTGGTCCCTCCCTTTAAATATTCCTGCAGCAATTGCCCTTTATAGAGTCATTGAATCAACCGGCATTAAAACCATTTCTCATCATCATGATTTTTTTTGGGAAAGAAACCATTTTAGTTATCCCACTTGTGAAACAATCAAGAAAATCCTGCTTTCCTATTTTCCTCCTAATAATCAATTGATCACTCATTCCGTAATAAATACACTCGCTCGGGATGAATTAAAAAAGAGAAAAGGGGTTCATTCGGTTGTAGTGCCCAATATTTTTGATTTTGAAGGACCCGAATGGAAGATCGATGATTATAATGATGACTTTAAAAAGAGTTTAGGCCTTAATCAAAAAGATATTATCATTCTTCAGGCTACTCGAATCATTCCTCGAAAAGGAATTGAATTAGCTATTGATTTGGTAAAGGAATTAACCAAGCCCGATAATATGGCGCTATTAAAAGAAAATGGATTATATGACGGAAGGGAAATAGATGAAAAAAGTAAAGTAGTTTTAGTGTTCCCTAATTTAATAGAAGATATGGGATATTTTAGATTATTAAAAGAAAAGATTAAGAAAGATAATATTGAAGCCTTGTTTATTAGCGATATGGTTGACACCGAAAGGAAGGTAAAAAACAGTAAAAAAATTTATTCTTTATGGGATACTTATCTTTTCGCGGATTTAGTGACCTATCCCAGTTTGTATGAAGGATGGGGGAATCAATTTTTAGAAGCAATAAAGGCTAAGCTTCCTGTTGTGGTATTTGAATACGAGGTATATAAGAGAGATATTAAACCAAATGGTTTTAAAATCATTTCTCTTGGTGACAAATTAATAGGAAAAGAAGACCGGGGATTATACCAGATAGATCCTTCGATTATAAAAAGCGCAACAAAAGAAGCCATTAAAGTGCTTACAGATTTATCTTACAGGAAAAAGACGGTAGAATATAATTTTGACTTGGGTAAGCAGCTTTATTCGTTAACAGCCTTGAGAAAATATTTAGAGACTCTTTTTGGTAACTAA